In Massilia antarctica, the following are encoded in one genomic region:
- a CDS encoding YceI family protein, with amino-acid sequence MRKHLFLFLLAGAAGAALAAPVTYKIDPDHTFPSFEADHMGVSVWRGKFNSNSGKVTLDKTAGYGLVDISIDPASADFGQDALNKWAAGPDLFDVPKFGAARYKGKLTGFKDGAPTQLQGELTLHGVTRPVNLQIKSFKCIQHPMLKREMCGADAYGSFKRDEFGLTAGKDYGFKMDVDLRIQVEAVAE; translated from the coding sequence ATGAGAAAACACTTGTTCCTTTTCCTGCTGGCCGGCGCCGCCGGCGCCGCGCTGGCAGCGCCTGTCACTTACAAGATCGATCCGGATCACACCTTTCCCAGCTTCGAGGCCGACCACATGGGCGTATCCGTCTGGCGCGGCAAATTCAACAGCAATTCGGGCAAGGTCACCCTGGACAAGACCGCCGGCTACGGCCTGGTCGATATCAGCATCGATCCGGCCAGCGCGGACTTCGGCCAGGATGCGCTGAACAAGTGGGCGGCCGGCCCGGACCTGTTCGACGTGCCCAAGTTCGGCGCGGCGCGCTACAAGGGCAAGCTGACCGGCTTCAAGGATGGCGCGCCGACCCAGCTGCAGGGCGAACTGACCCTGCACGGCGTGACCCGCCCGGTCAATCTGCAGATCAAGAGCTTCAAATGCATCCAGCACCCCATGCTCAAACGCGAGATGTGCGGTGCGGACGCCTACGGCAGTTTCAAGCGCGATGAATTCGGCCTGACCGCCGGCAAGGATTACGGCTTCAAGATGGATGTCGACCTGCGCATCCAGGTCGAAGCCGTGGCCGAGTAG